In a genomic window of Alteromonas gilva:
- a CDS encoding DUF2066 domain-containing protein: MMKFIILLLGVVWLGVSQASSAIDLSSGKVPVKDKSSQTLRGATKSALDQVLIKLTGQEDITRYQTIESIRANSDRFLRAYRFAAEQEQLYLVAEFDQRLIENALIEQGLPIWGSRRPDALMWLVVENEEGRRRIVEDSSVGALAQTIRKQADKRGVPMSLPLMDLDDTLNITGYDVWGLFPGQLIQAASRYSVDYVLAGRIYRNRTEPIVYNQPEPPAKPFFIAPMKAPAITVNQFGEIGLPLPIELASLQMSWVEESAESGPLFTQEEFSTIAARARKGQYSLDFLYVATNASVQSVVHDTLIGDDVNELVSEFISRYANYLGQTYAILPRDKASAETIELTIGNLADLNAFVAVQSYLQNLSVTDQVMLVSQQGTVSTFRLSLLGSAQDFRAILSFDSQLQPLTDAFGQPLEGMHYFWSP, from the coding sequence ATGATGAAGTTTATAATCCTGCTGCTGGGAGTAGTGTGGCTTGGTGTCAGTCAGGCAAGTTCGGCTATCGATTTGAGCAGCGGCAAGGTACCGGTTAAAGATAAATCCAGCCAAACCCTCAGGGGGGCAACAAAAAGTGCGCTCGATCAGGTCCTGATTAAGTTAACCGGACAGGAAGACATCACCCGTTATCAAACTATCGAATCCATTCGCGCTAACAGCGATCGGTTTTTACGTGCCTATCGTTTTGCAGCAGAGCAAGAGCAACTTTATCTGGTGGCCGAGTTTGACCAGCGCCTGATCGAAAATGCATTGATTGAGCAAGGTTTACCTATTTGGGGGAGTCGCCGCCCTGATGCCTTAATGTGGCTGGTCGTAGAAAACGAAGAAGGGCGTCGTCGCATCGTCGAAGACAGCAGTGTTGGGGCGTTGGCGCAGACCATAAGAAAGCAGGCAGATAAGCGCGGCGTGCCGATGTCGCTGCCGTTAATGGACCTTGACGATACTCTCAATATAACCGGCTACGATGTGTGGGGCTTGTTTCCCGGCCAGTTAATCCAGGCGGCCAGTCGCTATTCCGTCGACTATGTGCTGGCTGGACGGATATACCGTAACCGAACTGAGCCCATTGTTTATAATCAGCCTGAGCCGCCGGCAAAGCCATTTTTTATCGCGCCTATGAAGGCTCCTGCGATAACGGTAAATCAATTTGGTGAGATCGGGTTACCGCTACCCATTGAGCTGGCATCGCTGCAAATGTCCTGGGTGGAAGAGTCTGCTGAGAGCGGGCCGTTATTTACCCAGGAAGAATTCTCGACAATTGCTGCCCGCGCGCGGAAAGGCCAGTATTCGTTGGATTTTCTCTACGTAGCCACCAACGCCAGTGTGCAAAGTGTTGTTCATGATACCTTGATTGGTGACGATGTGAATGAGCTGGTCAGTGAATTTATTAGCCGCTACGCGAATTATCTGGGACAAACGTATGCCATTCTGCCCAGAGATAAAGCCTCAGCGGAGACTATCGAGCTTACGATTGGCAACCTGGCGGACTTAAACGCGTTTGTTGCGGTGCAGTCTTATCTGCAAAATTTAAGTGTGACTGATCAGGTCATGTTGGTTAGTCAGCAGGGGACAGTGAGCACTTTCCGCCTCAGTTTGCTTGGCAGTGCACAGGATTTTCGCGCGATATTGTCTTTCGACAGTCAGTTACAACCATTGACTGATGCATTCGGCCAGCCGCTGGAAGGCATGCATTATTTTTGGAGTCCGTAG
- the hda gene encoding DnaA regulatory inactivator Hda, producing the protein MQLPLPVTLPDDETFTSFVAGNNNQLVALLHCIAAHSPDWRGEPALSLLDAASIPLVNLIGSAGRGKSHLLYAVCHHLAGRAIPHAYVNLKDVVSLSPTVLDALEQLPVVCVDNLEAITGNDAWEEALFDLINRISETRIGVLIIASQVSAQSDAIKLPDLRSRISAGLTYQLKPLNDEQRAKILSSRARQRGLSLSVQALHYLLNHSQRDLPSLMALLDRLDQRSLQEQKKISVALVKRELSTADDHQDS; encoded by the coding sequence ATGCAATTGCCATTGCCGGTAACACTCCCAGATGATGAAACCTTTACCAGTTTTGTAGCGGGCAATAACAATCAGCTTGTCGCGTTACTCCATTGCATTGCTGCCCACTCGCCGGACTGGCGAGGCGAACCCGCTTTGTCTTTACTGGATGCGGCGTCAATTCCGTTAGTTAATCTGATAGGCAGTGCCGGCCGTGGTAAAAGTCACCTGCTGTATGCCGTTTGCCATCATCTGGCAGGCCGGGCGATACCCCATGCGTATGTAAATTTAAAAGATGTGGTGTCACTGTCACCGACAGTACTTGATGCGCTGGAACAGTTACCTGTGGTCTGTGTGGATAATCTGGAAGCCATTACGGGCAATGACGCCTGGGAAGAAGCGTTGTTTGATTTAATTAACCGTATCAGTGAAACGCGTATTGGTGTGCTGATTATTGCCTCGCAGGTCAGTGCCCAAAGTGACGCAATTAAGCTACCCGATCTGCGTTCGCGTATCAGTGCCGGCTTAACCTACCAGCTGAAACCGCTTAATGACGAGCAACGGGCAAAAATTCTCAGTTCCCGCGCCCGCCAGCGCGGTCTGTCGCTATCGGTTCAGGCGCTGCATTATTTACTAAATCATAGCCAGCGTGACTTACCCAGCTTAATGGCATTGCTGGATCGCCTCGATCAGCGCTCTTTACAGGAACAGAAGAAAATATCAGTAGCGCTGGTAAAACGTGAACTCAGTACCGCAGATGACCATCAAGACTCCTGA
- a CDS encoding DUF2069 domain-containing protein: MASKTRQFRYLALVCHLGLLVWISAWQLLFTTGQSYSLVFIFLMYVLPLLLPLPGVIKAKPYTHAWANFIALYYLLHGLTVFYAEPDARWFASIEILLVIGMFTGCSVFARLRGRELGLGLKKLKEEMKEECEHFTKRS; the protein is encoded by the coding sequence ATGGCAAGTAAAACCCGGCAGTTTCGGTATCTGGCGTTAGTGTGCCACCTGGGATTGCTGGTTTGGATATCAGCATGGCAACTTTTATTCACAACCGGCCAATCTTATTCATTAGTATTTATCTTCCTGATGTATGTGTTACCGCTATTATTACCTTTACCGGGTGTCATCAAAGCAAAACCATACACCCATGCCTGGGCCAATTTTATAGCGCTGTATTATTTGCTACACGGATTAACGGTTTTTTATGCCGAGCCTGATGCACGCTGGTTTGCCAGCATCGAAATCCTGCTGGTCATCGGTATGTTCACCGGCTGTAGCGTATTTGCCAGACTCAGAGGGCGTGAACTGGGCTTAGGGTTAAAAAAGCTCAAAGAAGAGATGAAAGAAGAATGCGAGCATTTCACAAAGCGTTCGTAG
- the arsC gene encoding arsenate reductase (glutaredoxin) (This arsenate reductase requires both glutathione and glutaredoxin to convert arsenate to arsenite, after which the efflux transporter formed by ArsA and ArsB can extrude the arsenite from the cell, providing resistance.): MANIKILHNPRCSKSRETLKLLEEKDIAVDIIEYLKTPLTEQEIRSLYTKLDLENVTQMMRVKEPEYKAAGLNSADTTDDQRFAAMVQYPKLIERPVVINGDQAKIGRPPESVLDIV; this comes from the coding sequence ATGGCTAATATAAAAATACTGCATAACCCGCGCTGCTCGAAAAGTCGTGAAACCCTGAAACTATTAGAAGAAAAAGATATCGCTGTTGATATCATTGAATATTTGAAAACGCCACTGACAGAACAGGAAATCCGCTCGCTCTACACAAAGCTTGACCTGGAAAATGTTACGCAGATGATGCGGGTGAAAGAGCCCGAATATAAAGCGGCGGGTCTCAATAGCGCTGATACCACCGACGATCAGCGCTTTGCTGCGATGGTGCAATATCCCAAGCTCATCGAGCGACCAGTTGTCATTAACGGTGATCAGGCTAAAATTGGCCGTCCACCAGAATCGGTACTGGATATTGTTTAA
- the wrbA gene encoding NAD(P)H:quinone oxidoreductase, with the protein MGPVLILYYSRHGATAQLARAISMGVEAAGHSALLRTVPPISSDPNAERPDDPSQGPPYVTLDDLRDCSALALGSPTRFGNMAAPMKHFIDSTSGLWLDGALINKPACVFTSTSSLHGGQETTLLSMALPLLHHGMVIAGIPYSEPALHSTTSGGTPYGVTHVAHSNTSTLTTDEKSLCLAQGKRLAQLASALHAQATKGDAL; encoded by the coding sequence ATGGGACCAGTGCTCATCCTGTATTACAGCCGCCATGGCGCCACCGCGCAACTGGCCCGAGCCATTAGCATGGGCGTTGAAGCGGCGGGTCACAGCGCCTTATTGCGCACAGTACCACCAATATCATCTGATCCAAACGCTGAACGCCCTGATGATCCAAGCCAGGGGCCGCCCTATGTGACCCTCGATGACCTGCGGGATTGCAGTGCCCTGGCACTGGGAAGCCCTACCCGATTTGGCAACATGGCCGCGCCAATGAAACACTTTATCGATTCAACCAGTGGCTTGTGGCTGGATGGTGCGCTGATAAATAAGCCTGCCTGTGTATTTACCTCGACCTCGAGTTTACACGGTGGTCAGGAAACAACCCTGCTGTCGATGGCACTGCCGCTGCTTCATCACGGCATGGTCATCGCCGGCATACCCTATTCAGAGCCGGCTCTGCATTCCACCACCAGTGGTGGTACGCCTTATGGTGTTACCCATGTTGCCCATAGCAATACCTCAACACTCACCACTGATGAAAAATCACTTTGCCTGGCACAAGGAAAGAGACTTGCGCAACTTGCCAGTGCATTACATGCTCAAGCAACCAAAGGCGATGCTTTATGA